The Streptomyces capitiformicae genome contains the following window.
ACCTCGACCTGGTCGCGTACCTCCCGAACGCGGCGGGACCGCCGGCGGCGGGGCTTGCCCGGTCACGCGCATTGCTGGAGAGGATCGCCCGGGCCGAGTTCCCCGTGTCGTTCTCCGACCGGGACGCGCTGCTGATCGGCACCGGACGCCGCGTCCCGACCGTCACCGAGAGGGCCGAACTGGGCGAACTGGCCGCGAAACTCCCGCTCGTCCTCGGCTGAACGAGGTTGAGTTCCCCCGGACTTGCCACCGGACGCCCCACACCCGGCAGCCCGTCAGAGGCATAAGAAACCCACAACATACTCTTGGGCAAGCTTGGCTGATTGATCTGGGGAAGGGTGAATGTCGGGAGTCGCGAGACGCCGCGCCGGTTGGTTGGGCGCCGCCTTTCTCCTGTTGTTGCTGGCGGTGCTGCTGAGTCTGGCGGTCGGAAGTCGGGCGATGCCTCCCTCGACGGTGTGGGACGCCCTGGTGCACGGCGGTACCAGCGACGACGCTTCTGTCGTACGGTCGCTGCGCGTGCCACGGACGGTCATCGGTGTGCTGGTGGGCGCCGCGCTCGCCCTCGCCGGGACGGTGTTGCAGGGCATCACGCGGAACCCGATCGCCGAGCCCGGCATCCTGGGCATCAGCCAGGGGGCGTCGCTGGGCGTGGTGTGCGCCATCGCCTTTCTCGGGGTGCACTCGCCGGCGGGATACGTCTGGTACGCGTTCGCGGGCGCGGGGATCGCGGCGGTCTGTATCTACGCCGTCGCGAGCAGCGGGCGCGGCGGCGCCTCACCGGTCGGGCTGGCCCTGGCGGGGGCGGCGATGAACGCGTTCCTGGCCTCCGTCATCTCGGCGATCCTCACCACCGACGCGCATGCCCTGGACGAGTTCCGGTTCTGGGACGTCGGTTCGATCAGCGGGCGGGACGCGTCGATCGCCGGACAGGTCTGGCCCTTCCTGCTGGCCGGTCTGCTGCTCGTGTTGGCCATGGCCCGCGGACTGGACGCGCTCGCGCTCGGCGACGACATCGCCCGGGGGCTCGGCCGCAACGTCGCCCTGCTGCGGGCGACGGGCGCCCTGGGCGCGACCGTTCTCACGGGTGCCGCGGTCGCCGCGGCCGGCCCCATCGCGTTCACCGGTCTCGCCGTACCGCACATCGCCCGCGCGCTCGTCGGGCCGGGCCACCGTCTGCTGCTGCCCATGGCCGCGCTGCTCGGCCCGGTGATGCTGCTCCTCGCGGACGTCCTCGGCCGTGTCGTCGTACGGCCCTCGGAGGTGCCCGTGGCGGTCATGACCGCGCTGGCCGGTGTGCCGTTCCTGATCGTGCTGGTGCGGAGGAAGACAGTGGCGGCGGCATGACGGACAGCGGCATAACGGACGGCGGTAGGACGGCACCGAGCCTTCGGCCCGCCGGGCACGCCGTTCTGCGAACCGGGCGGGGCAACAGTTTCCTGGTGCACCGCAGGTCGGTCGTCGTGGGTTGCGTCCTCGCCGTACTGCTGACGGCCGCCGTGGTGGCGTCCCTGAGCGTCGGCGAGTCGTTCGTCTCCCCCGGCGAGGTCGTGCGCGTACTGCTCGGGCTGCCCAGCCCCGACCAACTGGTCGTCGGCACCTTGCGGTTGCCGCGCCTGGTGACCGGGCTGCTGGTGGGTGCCGCCTTCGGTGTCTCCGGGGCGCTGATCCAGACCATGGCCCGCAACCCGCTCGCCAGCCCCGACGTCATC
Protein-coding sequences here:
- a CDS encoding FecCD family ABC transporter permease, with amino-acid sequence MSGVARRRAGWLGAAFLLLLLAVLLSLAVGSRAMPPSTVWDALVHGGTSDDASVVRSLRVPRTVIGVLVGAALALAGTVLQGITRNPIAEPGILGISQGASLGVVCAIAFLGVHSPAGYVWYAFAGAGIAAVCIYAVASSGRGGASPVGLALAGAAMNAFLASVISAILTTDAHALDEFRFWDVGSISGRDASIAGQVWPFLLAGLLLVLAMARGLDALALGDDIARGLGRNVALLRATGALGATVLTGAAVAAAGPIAFTGLAVPHIARALVGPGHRLLLPMAALLGPVMLLLADVLGRVVVRPSEVPVAVMTALAGVPFLIVLVRRKTVAAA